The sequence TATAAAAGCATTCATTTCTGCTAGGATTTGATCTTTCATCTTAGCGAAGTGGTCGCCATTCATGGCATTCTTCATGGAATACAGACGATAGAGATCCCCAAGTTCTATCACAAGGAGCGATGCCTCATCATGAGTCTCCAGCTGCTCTAGAATATAACTATAATCCGTAGTCATGCCATAAACTTTCTGTGGATCCATTCGGTTCACACGATCCGAGATATCCCCTGCGTCCACAGCACCTCTGCTATTCATCACAAGAGCTGGGGCAAATCTCGCGACATCTTCTCCTTTATCCGAGTTCCCTATCACATAGGTATGTAGGCCTTGCTGCTGAAGTTGGTCACCCAACAGCCCAGGACGAATCGTGTACGGTTGATTTCTGTTGTTATCCACAAGCTGGTGAAAACTCGGAAGATAAATCGACCTATCATTTCCTTCGACACCCACAAGCTGTTGATAAAGATGTTTAGCGAAAGTTTGACCCACCAACTCGTTCCCCATATACGCTTCCGCTGCCTTAGCTTGCCCTACCGCACGTGTTCCACTGCTCATTGTGATCAGATTGTTCCAATCACTGATTTCAGCTGCCGTTCTCAGATTCATCGCCCCAACAACACCCTCATGCAACCATTGCCCTTTTTCCATCGACTCCATTTGTTTGACGTCTTCTAGGGAAAAATGATTAATCAGGACGACAAAAACTCGATTTGTCGGCTGCTGTTGAGAAGCCATGACGGAGCCTGACAAGAACAAACAGAAAAAAACCAAAATTGTGGATAAAATATTCCGAATCATCACAAATTACCCTCTTTTCCACAATACCCACATAGTTATACACAGCCTTCGTAGCTGTAATCGCGCGTTTCTACTTGATTATCCACATTTTCGACAAAATACGTTCTTATTTTTATTAACGTGCTAAATTAGTTACAAACCCAGCAATATCACTTACTCACAGACTTACTCACATTATCCACAGATTTTTATAAATAACTTGTCCACGGGAACGTGCGTGCGGAAGAAACGATAGTTAAAAAGAAAAAAGACAACTATTTACATAGTTGCCCTTTTAACTCAAAGGTAAACCAGGAATCGCATTCAAATCCAATTCCGCAAAGTCTCCCCTTAGATATTGAATATAACCAGCAGCAGCGATCATGGCCGCATTATCCGTACAGAGAGACAACGGAGGAATGACCAAATCAATTCCTTCCTTTTCACTTCGGTTTGTGAGCTCTGTACGTAGCCCTCTATTCGCGGCTACTCCGCCGGCTAACAGGACCTGCTTAACTCCGTATTGTTCCACAGCACGGAAAGTTTTCTCTACCAACACTTCAATGACGGAAGCCTGAAAACTCGCAGCTACATCGGCTGGGGATAACTCTTCACCCCGCTGAGCCGCATTATGCAACGTATTCAACACAGCTGACTTCAAACCGCTGAAGCTAAAATCATAAGAACCCGGTTCTAACCAAGATCTAGGGAAAGGAATAGAAGCTTTCCCCTCATGAGCTAACCGATCAATATGAGGACCTCCTGGATAAGGCAAGGATAAGGAACGAGCGACTTTATCATAAGCTTCCCCTGCTGCATCATCCCTCGTCTGTCCCAGTATCTCATAGGAACCATGCTCTTTCATATACACTAATTCCGTATGTCCACCCGATACGACGAGAGAAATAAGCGGGAATTCCATCTCTTTGACTAAACGATTCGCATAGATATGTCCAGCAATATGATGGACACCGATTAACGGAATTCCCTTCGCATAAGCTATGGACTTAGCCGCTGAAACGCCAACAAGTAGGGCTCCTACCAGCCCCGGACCATACGTGACAGCGATCGCAGATACATCATCAAGTGTGATCTCTGCCTTATCCAGAGCTTCTTGGAGAATGACCGTGATGCCCTCCACATGCTGACGAGAGGCTACCTCGGGAACAACCCCGCCAAAACGCTTATGAATCTCCACTTGCGAAGAGATGACATTCGAACAGATCTCTACACCGTCCCGAATCACAGCTGCTGATGTTTCGTCGCAGCTCGTTTCAATGCCTAAGATATAACATGGCTTGCCCGAAATTTGCTGCTGTTCATATTTTTCAAGAACTCTTTGTTTCCACTGATTTGTCTTCAACATGATCAAAGTTCACCCACATAATTAGGGCATCCTCACCATTATCGGAATAGTATCTAGGACGAACCCCTGTTTTATCGAATCCTAATTTCTTGTACAAGCCTTGCGCGACGGTATTTGATACTCTTACTTCCAATGTCATGGCATTGGCCCCTTGACAGATCGCATGAAGCTTCATGGCGACCATCAGCTTTTCGCCCCACTTCTTCCCTCGATACTCAGATGCAATGGCGATGTTGGTGACATGGGCTTCATCTCCTATGATCCACATGCCCCCGTATCCTGCTACTTGTCCTTCTACCTCGAGAACTAAATAATAAGAAAATTGATTGTTAGACAGTTCATTTTCAAACGATTGCCTCGACCAAGGAATCGTAAACGTCGTCTTCTCAATCTCCTCAACCTTGTCGA is a genomic window of Ammoniphilus sp. CFH 90114 containing:
- the rimI gene encoding ribosomal protein S18-alanine N-acetyltransferase, with the translated sequence MENYLVRRMTLHDIDKVEEIEKTTFTIPWSRQSFENELSNNQFSYYLVLEVEGQVAGYGGMWIIGDEAHVTNIAIASEYRGKKWGEKLMVAMKLHAICQGANAMTLEVRVSNTVAQGLYKKLGFDKTGVRPRYYSDNGEDALIMWVNFDHVEDKSVETKSS
- the tsaD gene encoding tRNA (adenosine(37)-N6)-threonylcarbamoyltransferase complex transferase subunit TsaD, whose translation is MLKTNQWKQRVLEKYEQQQISGKPCYILGIETSCDETSAAVIRDGVEICSNVISSQVEIHKRFGGVVPEVASRQHVEGITVILQEALDKAEITLDDVSAIAVTYGPGLVGALLVGVSAAKSIAYAKGIPLIGVHHIAGHIYANRLVKEMEFPLISLVVSGGHTELVYMKEHGSYEILGQTRDDAAGEAYDKVARSLSLPYPGGPHIDRLAHEGKASIPFPRSWLEPGSYDFSFSGLKSAVLNTLHNAAQRGEELSPADVAASFQASVIEVLVEKTFRAVEQYGVKQVLLAGGVAANRGLRTELTNRSEKEGIDLVIPPLSLCTDNAAMIAAAGYIQYLRGDFAELDLNAIPGLPLS